The Trichoplusia ni isolate ovarian cell line Hi5 unplaced genomic scaffold, tn1 tig00000131, whole genome shotgun sequence genomic interval aagtagcttAACTTCatgcaatacatttttattgaccTGCTTCTTAAGTTCCaatatttaagaacaaaaagCACGATTTAACTGCATAGACCAGATTGAAACCAGAActgttaatttaacaaaatattactatacATTGGAAGAACCTAAACATTCTAAGTGTGCTTTCATGCTTCTGGGCAGTATTATAGGGTCATTGCAGCTCAAACCTCAAAGTAATTTACAAGAATGAAATACAGAGGAAACAAtggtattttgataaaaaatagtaattgtaTGGTAAGCAATGTTCAAGTCCATTTTCAAATTGATCTTCATTAATTTAtgtcttttaaaagtaatattttatacatgtaAATTATGCAGTAATTAACACTTAAAAGTATACGAATCTAGTAGATTATCTATCATTAACTGTTGAAAATTAATAACTGAATTGTGACCTACCGGTCCCATGATAAGATCGCCATTCTTGCTTAAAGTTTGATAGTCCAGCATACTGATGTTGTTGATCAGCTGAGCACTGACCGGATCTTGTACTACTGAATTGGAATCACCAGAAGAACTGGAATCTCCTGCAGATGCATCGGAAATATTGGCACCTGAAAATATATGGTTTATCCCTTTCATTAAATGAAATGACATTGCCTTCACTAAGTAcaggaaaagaaaataataataagtaaccAGCCTGTAATCATCATTTATCCAAGGAAAAAGCCTCCTTATTTTAAAGAAGCAGTACAGCTGATCCTTGGCAGTTAAATTGCTATTTATCAAACTGCAgcagaatatttttatctgatattttatttacttttccttATCTTTTCTGTACAGTTATTTCAACATATATACAggctgttttaaaaaatacagtgaCTGAACTAACAGAgatttataatgaaatgaaatgaagaaTACCTATAGATGTAGATGACCTATAAAAATGATTGCCTACGCATTTTGTAAACTGCACtgaaagcaattatttatttagtataagcatttttttttagttttgatgaAACTATACATGAATAAAACTTTCTTACCTGTCTGCATGTTGACCATATTAGGATCATcgtttaaagttaaaaacgGACGTTCACTCATTTCTTCTGAAAGAGGATGTTTAAAATCGAGCGGTGTGGGGCTCGGTGTTGTTGGTAGCAACAAGCACGTTGACGATTTAACCCCACGTAAATAATCCAATGTGTCTAAATCATTCCCACCAGAGTTGTTGCTATCCTCAGGCGATTCATTCATGTTGGCAGACGTAATTGAATGGAATTTATTGATACTTATTAGCACAATTGAACTTACAGATACGTCATTTGATATTAACGAGTAGACTTACTGTTTAGTAAAGCAAGAAATTCCTTtggcaaaatatatttaaggcTAAACAAgccttaaagtaataataagtcCAATGGCTATAATTTAGTGTACCTATATCCTAAGTCGTTTCAGATTCGATGAAGGTCTGAAAAGTCTTTCATGTCGGTTTGTTTGACATAATTTTGACAGAGGAAGAAATGACATTaccatattgttttaatattttcgagtTTAAAACGAGTAGgtaaataaacaagatttatagtgtaggtacctacaaggcataagtaggtattttgaaTTGCAGAAATCTTCGATATTCGAACAGATTGTTTTTTAGGCAAAAATCTCCCCTTTTCTTCCACACCTCTTTCCTTGCGaagagcttaaaaaataaaaataatttgacccAATCTTCAAAGAAGGATTAAACTAACTAACGTGTAGAATAACTGTTACAGTTTTggttgtgtaaaataaaaaagctgctATCACGACTTATATAGGTATTGTTTGCTTTGAAAAAGTTGCTCTGGGCATGACGTTGACTCTGTTTGACAATATTGTCAAATTGACGGGCTGCCAGTGTGCCAGTCAGACAGAAAATCGTATAGTTGTTTAAGCGggtcaaatgtttttgtatttattttctattttattttaatataactaattattattcgGTGTAAACCGAATAACATTTAACAGCTGTTATAGTACCGAGTGATTGTTTACAGAAAAAAGCTGTTGTTTTTGAGGAAGCCAAGACTGTCGATAAAATGATTggagttaataaattaatttgtaaaaacaatattgttggCCAAAAGATGGTGCACCAGAGATATTTCTCCAGCAAGGGTATTAAAGATGTGACTTATCAGTATTTGCAAAGAAGTAAAGTGCCGACAATGCATTTTCAAAAATCACTGCCGCGGTTGCCGATCCCCGATTTATCTAAGTCTGGAGAACGGTATTTAAAGGCTCTAAGGCCTTTATTAAACGATGATCAATATGCAAAAGCCCAACAGAccactaataattttattaccaaaGAAGGGAAAGTGCTTCAAGAACTGCTTATTTCTAAggacaagaaaaacaaacatacaagctATATATCAGAGTACTGGTTTGATCTGTATCTGCGTGATCGTTCACCTCTACCTATAAACTATAATCCCATGATTGTGTTTCAAAATGATGTGAGACCAGAATACAATAATCAGCTCATAAGGTCCACAAATATAATGATAAGTGCAGTTAGATTTATGTTGTCATTAAGGGAACAAATTTTGGAGCCTGAAGTGTTTCATATGAATCCTAAGAAAAGTGACACACCATTGTTCAGAACTGTGACTGGAATGCTGCCTGAAGCAGTCTCTTGGTATGTGGTACAATAGTAATGCAACCTCCTTGTTGAAGAAGTAGTTCAAAGTCCAACTAAAAATGAAACGGAGTATAATGTTAACCTTTGCTCTATAtgctcattttatttataaatccaagcttaatcaaataattaaaatcaaaggtTCAATgacatattcataaataattcatttttttatctataattgtaaataaattgaattatttttttttattaggtattgaatttttattcctttttcaacTATTGTTGCACAGTTACAGTCATTAAAATTGTGACATAAAGTAAGCtatcacatacatacatatagtacATAAATGTAGACtgtagtaaatactttttttaattaggtgGGTTTAAAATCAACAGGTATGGTGCCTATCTATTCAAAGCATTTCCCCTGGATATGAGCCAGTTTAATGGTTTGTTTGGAGCAACTAGACTGCCAAGACATAGCAAGGACGAAATCTTCAGAGACCCCAAAAGCAAGCATGTTGTTGTACAGAGAAAAGGAAATCTctatgtttttgatgttttagatgcaaatggtaatatttttatattaataataaatatattatttcgtGAATGGTAAAAATTCGATCTAATGAGGAGTGCTATTCAGTCATTTTGATATCAGAAGttgaagttaataaataaatttatatgctAAGTACTATTTACCATACTTTAATTGACTTTAATCCTTTCAGGCAACCTTTTGTCACCTCTGGAAATGCTTGGGAATTTGAGCAAAATTCTGAATGATGACTCCCCAGCCGCTGAACATCCTTTAGGAGTATTGACTACCCAGAACAGAGATGAATGGGCCAAACACCGTTATTATCTAGAGGCTACAGGCAACACTGAAGTCCTCAATAAGATAGACTCAGCTATATTCAATTTGGTATTTGATGATGATGTTATCAATGATGATAAGCGGACTATTTTAAAGAAGTGGTTGCACAGTGATGGCACTAACAGGTATGTTATAATAAGACgccattaaaaaaactaaatagcaTACCCAATTCTTAGCATTTTAGCATAACTTTGGAATGCTACAACCTTATTGTTATTATGGCTTGATAATCTGTCTTAAACAAGCTGTCAAATGCATCTTAGCAATGAATCCTTTTCTTTCTAGTATTCATAGAAAATTATTGACAAATGTTGAAATATCTAGGCTACTAGACTTTTATCCGCTGTActttttgacttttattgaaGTACTTTAATACCTCAGTGAAAATAAGTCATTGTTCTTTCTGCAGAAATTGGACCAATTTGACCTGGCTTAATTGAGCTCATCATAAAAACGTTAACCATGTATGTACTATGAAACTATTCTATGTTGTTTGGTCTCTGTACTGACTTATATTGTCCATAGGTATTGAAAGATTTTCCATTTTGTTAATTGAGCTGTATTATACCTAATGCTATTTGGTCTTGTAATGTTGTTACTAATTGAATTCAAATACATAACCAATTCTTCCTCAATTGTTTGCCTAGAAACCGATTTACTCATTACTGAATGTATGttatatacaaacaaacacattttataCACAGATACTGTGTTGAAGACACAGATACATTTCTGACTCATTAAGGATACAATGTTCGTTTATTATGTCTCCAATACATATAGGGAAATAAGGAAGATGGGGAAACATTCCCCATCTTCCTAATTTCCCTTAACTCGAAACCTTTAAacaaatatctatatttaaaaaatcgggTATTTGTTGCCCGTTATTAAGTGTcggtaaaaaaaagtttaaagctACTTCATGGGTCAACCGCAACAGTGGCAATAGCCTGAATTAGTTGGCACTGGCTACCCGGTTGGAATATCAAAACAATAGTTATAGAATACGCAAATACATTCTCAGGTTACCTTGTGCCATTGCATTGTAGTCCACTTAATTAATTTGCGTTGCATACTTATCTCCATCTCCTTTCTCATACatgtatttattgatttaaaacagATGGTTCGACAAATCATTCAGTCTCATCGTGACTAAAGATGGAGTATCAGGAGTGAACTTCGAACATTCGTGGGTGATGGTGTAGCTGTGCTGAGGTTCTTCCAAGACATATATGCGGAAACTACGAAGAAACCCTTCGtccacccagactcaaaacctGTTGATAGCAATATTAGTGTTCAGAAATTAGGTAACATCAATCAACGCATTTTTATACTCCTTGCATTAGACTCCGTTGTTAAACTTTAAAAGCGGAAGTCGTCAATTGAGACGTACTACGGTCGACGTCAATCAGCTTTATCCGCacttacatattaaaaatgacTGATATCCGCATTTTCTGCGAAACTGaatcttataataatagtgAATAATGTCGATATTGTTCTCTAATCTCTTTTTACTTTTAGACGAGACTGCTCTGTCAAGCAGCCCTTCAAcctcttactttattattaacatttgacTACTGTTTCTTTCCCAGAATTTAAATTGGACAATAAATCAAAGGAATTTATTGACAACGCCAAGAGTCAATACAAAGCATGGTGTGACTCTCTCAGTATTGATTACATATTGTATGAAGGACTAACAAAAGGGGCGTGTAAGAAGTTCAAAGTGAGCCCTGACTGTATTATGCAAC includes:
- the LOC113506919 gene encoding LOW QUALITY PROTEIN: carnitine O-palmitoyltransferase 2, mitochondrial-like (The sequence of the model RefSeq protein was modified relative to this genomic sequence to represent the inferred CDS: inserted 1 base in 1 codon), with the translated sequence MIGVNKLICKNNIVGQKMVHQRYFSSKGIKDVTYQYLQRSKVPTMHFQKSLPRLPIPDLSKSGERYLKALRPLLNDDQYAKAQQTTNNFITKEGKVLQELLISKDKKNKHTSYISEYWFDLYLRDRSPLPINYNPMIVFQNDVRPEYNNQLIRSTNIMISAVRFMLSLREQILEPEVFHMNPKKSDTPLFRTVTGMLPEAVSWYGAYLFKAFPLDMSQFNGLFGATRLPRHSKDEIFRDPKSKHVVVQRKGNLYVFDVLDANGNLLSPLEMLGNLSKILNDDSPAAEHPLGVLTTQNRDEWAKHRYYLEATGNTEVLNKIDSAIFNLVFDDDVINDDKRTILKKWLHSDGTNRWFDKSFSLIVTKDGVSGVNFEHSWXDGVAVLRFFQDIYAETTKKPFVHPDSKPVDSNISVQKLEFKLDNKSKEFIDNAKSQYKAWCDSLSIDYILYEGLTKGACKKFKVSPDCIMQLAFQLAHHLIKGNFVGTYESCSTSAFKHGRTETMRPCTEKTKVS